GACCTGCCGGTAGTCATGGTGCCCGGTGCCGACCACTTCTTCCACCGTCGCCTGCACCTGATCCGCGACATCATCACGCGCGCCTGGCGGCACTAAGTGACGGCACTCAGCGTCTCCAATCTGCGCAAGGTCTACGCCGGCACGGAAGTCGTCGCCGGCCTCTCCTTCGCCGTCGAACCCGGCATCTGTTTCGGCCTGCTCGGCCCGAACGGTGCCGGCAAGACGACGACACTTCGCCTCTGCCTCGGCCTGACCGGCCCGGACAGCGGCGAAATCAGCCTGAACGGCTGCGCCATTCCGGCCGATGCGCAGCAGGCGAGAGCCCGCGTTGGCGTCGTGCCGCAGTTCGACAATCTCGATCCGGACTTCACGGCCAGCGAAAACCTGCTCGTCTTCGGCCGCTATTTCGGCCTCAAGGACGCCGAGGTCAAGGCGCGCATCCCGCAACTGCTCGAATTCGCCGGCCTCTCCGGCAAGGCCGACGCCCGCATCGCAACGCTCTCCGGCGGCATGAAGCGGCGCCTGACGCTGGCCCGCGCCCTGGTCAACGACCCCGACATCGTCTTTCTCGACGAACCGACCACCGGCCTCGACCCACAGGCCAGACACCTGATCTGGGATCGCCTGAAACAGCTCAAGTCGGCCGGCAAGACGCTGATCCTGACCACCCACTTCATGGACGAGGCCGAACGCCTGTGCGACCGGCTGATGGTCATCGACCACGGCCGCAAGATCACCGAAGGCAGCCCGCGCCAGCTCATCGCCGAGCACATCGAACCGCAGGTCATCGAAGTTTATGACGAAGCCGGCGGCAATCTGGGCGCCTTCGTCGAAACCAACCGGCAGCTCGCCGAACGCGTCGAAACCAGCGGTGAAACCGCCTTCTTCTATTGCCGCGAACCGCGCGAACTGCTCGCCCGACTGGCTACCGCCGACAGCCTGCGCTACCTGCACCGCGCCTCCAACCTCGAAGAGGTCTTCATCAAGCTGACCGGCCGGGAATTGCGCGATTGAAGCAACAGGGGAAGCGATCATGAAGCTCAACAAGCAGGCCGGCGTCTGGGCCATCATCTATTGCCCATCGGCCGGCACCTTCCTGTTCGGCAGGCGTTCCGAGACGGTCAACAAACCCGGTGTCTGGAATTTCTTCGGCGGCCATGTCGATCCCGGAGAAACGCCACAGCAGGCCTTGCTGCGCGAACTCTCGGAAGAAGCCGGCATCGAGCGCAAGGGCGATGATCTGGTGCACTTCGGCGGCGTCAGCGATAGCGAAATCCAGGGCCTGGGCTACGTCGAGGCCTTGCGCGAACTGCATTACTACCTGCTGCTCGCCGACAGCGAATTCGAACCCCGACTCAACCACGAACATTCCGAATTCCGCTGGCTGAAACCGCACAACCTGCCGCACAACCTGAATCGCCCCTCGGCCATCGCCATCAACATCGGCCTGATCCAGAAAGCGCTGCAGCTGGCGGCTTAGCCCCGGCCAGGCCGGGGATTGCCGCAAATCAGTCCTTGCGACGCAGCAAGACGAGCAGGATACCCAGCCCGAGCAGCACGCTCAGGCCGATGAGCGGTGCCCCGCATAAGCCGTGATCCGTTCCTCAGAACTCGCTAGTGGTCGCGCTTATTGGTCGATTCTGCCGTACCTATGCAAGCACAGTGCGTCGTGGGCGAACTTGGATCTCCGTGCCTCCGATTGGTATCCCGGATGCCGGGACGGCTCGTTCGCGACCCCAGGCTCGGATATTCTCAATTTGTTCCGGGCTGGTTTTTGACAGAGGAACAACATTTTGGAAACTACGGCGGAACAAGTCAGAAGTTACGGCATTGTCACCATGCAGATATGCTTCCTTTACCACTTCGCGGACTGCGGACTCCAGATCAGAGCCGGCGAAGCCGTCTGATGCTTCCACGAGCTCCTGCATCAAGGCACTTGGTAATTCCTGTTTTAGGCCACGCATTGCGTAAATGTTAATGATTTCCTTGCGTTCCTCTGGGGTAGGGAGATCGACGAAGAACAATTCATCAAAGCGGCCTCGGCGTAGCAGTTCGGGAGGTAGTTTTGAAACATCGTTTGCCGTTGCTACCACGAACACACGGGCACGCGCTTCTTGAAGCCAATATAAGAATTGTCCAACAAGGCGTGTTGAAGTGCCGCCGTCATTAGCACCTTGAGTCGCACCCGCCAGACCTTTTTCAATTTCGTCAATCCAGAGTACGCA
The DNA window shown above is from Quatrionicoccus australiensis and carries:
- a CDS encoding ATP-binding cassette domain-containing protein, with the translated sequence MTALSVSNLRKVYAGTEVVAGLSFAVEPGICFGLLGPNGAGKTTTLRLCLGLTGPDSGEISLNGCAIPADAQQARARVGVVPQFDNLDPDFTASENLLVFGRYFGLKDAEVKARIPQLLEFAGLSGKADARIATLSGGMKRRLTLARALVNDPDIVFLDEPTTGLDPQARHLIWDRLKQLKSAGKTLILTTHFMDEAERLCDRLMVIDHGRKITEGSPRQLIAEHIEPQVIEVYDEAGGNLGAFVETNRQLAERVETSGETAFFYCREPRELLARLATADSLRYLHRASNLEEVFIKLTGRELRD
- a CDS encoding NUDIX hydrolase — its product is MKLNKQAGVWAIIYCPSAGTFLFGRRSETVNKPGVWNFFGGHVDPGETPQQALLRELSEEAGIERKGDDLVHFGGVSDSEIQGLGYVEALRELHYYLLLADSEFEPRLNHEHSEFRWLKPHNLPHNLNRPSAIAINIGLIQKALQLAA